In Brassica rapa cultivar Chiifu-401-42 chromosome A06, CAAS_Brap_v3.01, whole genome shotgun sequence, a single window of DNA contains:
- the LOC103872847 gene encoding small nuclear ribonucleoprotein SmD3b, translating into MSRSLGIPVKLLHEASGHIVTVELKSGELYRGSMIECEDNWNCQLEDITFTAQDGKVSQLEHVFIRGSKVRFMVIPDILKHAPMFKRLDARIKGKSGSLGVGRGRAAMRGKAPATGRGTGGRGVAPPVRR; encoded by the exons ATGAGCCGAAGTTTGGGAATACCGGTGAAGCTTCTCCACGAGGCGTCAGGTCATATAGTGACGGTTGAGCTAAAGAGCGGCGAGCTCTACAGAGGAAGCATGATCGAGTGTGAGGATAACTGGAACTGCCAGCTCGAGGACATTACCTTTACCGCTCAG GATGGTAAGGTATCACAGCTTGAGCATGTCTTCATTCGAGGCAGCAAAGTCAG GTTTATGGTCATACCAGACATTCTCAAGCATGCTCCAATGTTCAAGCGCTTAGATGCTAGAATCAAG GGAAAGAGCGGATCACTTGGTGTTGGCAGAGGTAGAGCTGCAATGCGAGGAAAA GCTCCGGCTACTGGGCGTGGAACTGGAGGAAGGGGAGTAGCACCACCTGTGAGGAGATGA
- the LOC103872848 gene encoding cyclin-B2-3 isoform X1, with protein sequence MGTSDDAGGGGKIMPTRRALSAINKNITEPPSSYPYALNNKRSLSERNVIRNKPPLRRPLTRKFADNKPQIQEEETKKSNSLPSEEALAERVDIDVSACGKEGDCFNEPVFVQHTETMIEETYQMEEGIEVEDADKEKERVINIDACVEKNSLAVVEYIDDIFNFHNKSEELSCVPSNYMDNQQDLNEMMRGILIDWLIEVHDKFELMEETLYLTVNIIDRFLAVHQIVRKKLQLVGVTALLLACKYEEVSVPVVDDLILISDKAYTRREVLDMEKLIANTLQFNFSLPTPYVFMRRFLKAAESDKKLEVLSFFIIELCLVEYEMLEYTPSKLAASAIYTARCTLDGFEEWSKTCEFHTGYKEEQLLACTRKMVDFHHNAGTGKLTGVHRKYNTSKFSYAARTEPAGFLL encoded by the exons ATGGGCACATCAGATGATGCAGGCGGAGGAGGAAAGATCATGCCGACACGGAGAGCACTCAGCGCCATTAACAAGAACATCACTGAACCTCCCTCGTCTTACCCTTATGCTCTCAACAACAAGAGATCACTTTCTGA AAGGAATGTTATCCGTAACAAACCACCTCTGCGCCGACCACTTACTAG AAAGTTTGCTGATAATAAGCCACAAATCCAGGAAGAG GAAACTAAGAAATCAAACTCACTTCCAAGTGAAGAAGCACTAGCAGAGAGGGTTGACATCGATGTGTCTGCTTGTGGTAAGGAAGGAGACTGCTTTAATGAGCCAGTGTTTGTACAACACACTGAAACAATGATAGAGGAAACTTACCAGATG GAGGAGGGGATTGAAGTGGAAGATGCagataaagaaaaagagagagtaaTTAATATTGACGCTTGTGTTGAGAAGAATTCTTTAGCCGTAGTTGAATATATCGatgatatattcaacttccacAATAAATCTGAG GAACTTAGTTGTGTACCTTCTAACTACATGGACAATCAGCAAGATCTTAATGAGATGATGAGAGGAATCCTCATTGACTGGTTGATTGAG GTGCATGACAAGTTTGAACTGATGGAGGAAACGCTTTATCTCACAGTCAATATCATCGATAGATTCCTTGCGGTTCATCAAATCGTGAGGAAAAAGCTTCAGCTTGTTGGTGTAACCGCTTTGTTGCTAGCTTGTAAGTACGAGGAAGTCTCAGTTCCAGTAGTAGATGATCTCATCTTGATCTCTGATAAAGCTTACACTCGAAGAGAAGTACTAGATATG GAGAAGCTAATAGCCAACACCTTGCAGTTCAATTTCTCATTACCTACTCCGTATGTGTTCATGAGACGGTTTCTCAAAGCTGCCGAATCTGACAAAAAG CTTGAGGTTTTATCGTTTTTTATCATCGAGCTTTGTCTCGTGGAGTACGAGATGCTGGAGTATACACCATCTAAGCTAGCAGCCTCGGCAATCTACACTGCTAGGTGTACACTTGATGGGTTTGAGGAATGGAGCAAAACCTGTGAGTTTCACACAGGCTACAAGGAAGAACAGCTACT GGCATGTACAAGAAAGATGGTTGATTTCCATCACAATGCAGGAACAGGGAAGCTGACAGGAGTTCACAGGAAGTACAACACATCAAAGTTCTCTTATGCTGCAAGAACCGAACCAGCTGGATTTCTACTTTAA
- the LOC103872848 gene encoding cyclin-B2-3 isoform X2 has translation MGTSDDAGGGGKIMPTRRALSAINKNITEPPSSYPYALNNKRSLSERNVIRNKPPLRRPLTRKFADNKPQIQEEETKKSNSLPSEEALAERVDIDVSACGKEGDCFNEPVFVQHTETMIEETYQMEEGIEVEDADKEKERVINIDACVEKNSLAVVEYIDDIFNFHNKSEELSCVPSNYMDNQQDLNEMMRGILIDWLIEVHDKFELMEETLYLTVNIIDRFLAVHQIVRKKLQLVGVTALLLACKYEEVSVPVVDDLILISDKAYTRREVLDMEKLIANTLQFNFSLPTPYVFMRRFLKAAESDKKLEVLSFFIIELCLVEYEMLEYTPSKLAASAIYTARCTLDGFEEWSKTCEFHTGYKEEQLL, from the exons ATGGGCACATCAGATGATGCAGGCGGAGGAGGAAAGATCATGCCGACACGGAGAGCACTCAGCGCCATTAACAAGAACATCACTGAACCTCCCTCGTCTTACCCTTATGCTCTCAACAACAAGAGATCACTTTCTGA AAGGAATGTTATCCGTAACAAACCACCTCTGCGCCGACCACTTACTAG AAAGTTTGCTGATAATAAGCCACAAATCCAGGAAGAG GAAACTAAGAAATCAAACTCACTTCCAAGTGAAGAAGCACTAGCAGAGAGGGTTGACATCGATGTGTCTGCTTGTGGTAAGGAAGGAGACTGCTTTAATGAGCCAGTGTTTGTACAACACACTGAAACAATGATAGAGGAAACTTACCAGATG GAGGAGGGGATTGAAGTGGAAGATGCagataaagaaaaagagagagtaaTTAATATTGACGCTTGTGTTGAGAAGAATTCTTTAGCCGTAGTTGAATATATCGatgatatattcaacttccacAATAAATCTGAG GAACTTAGTTGTGTACCTTCTAACTACATGGACAATCAGCAAGATCTTAATGAGATGATGAGAGGAATCCTCATTGACTGGTTGATTGAG GTGCATGACAAGTTTGAACTGATGGAGGAAACGCTTTATCTCACAGTCAATATCATCGATAGATTCCTTGCGGTTCATCAAATCGTGAGGAAAAAGCTTCAGCTTGTTGGTGTAACCGCTTTGTTGCTAGCTTGTAAGTACGAGGAAGTCTCAGTTCCAGTAGTAGATGATCTCATCTTGATCTCTGATAAAGCTTACACTCGAAGAGAAGTACTAGATATG GAGAAGCTAATAGCCAACACCTTGCAGTTCAATTTCTCATTACCTACTCCGTATGTGTTCATGAGACGGTTTCTCAAAGCTGCCGAATCTGACAAAAAG CTTGAGGTTTTATCGTTTTTTATCATCGAGCTTTGTCTCGTGGAGTACGAGATGCTGGAGTATACACCATCTAAGCTAGCAGCCTCGGCAATCTACACTGCTAGGTGTACACTTGATGGGTTTGAGGAATGGAGCAAAACCTGTGAGTTTCACACAGGCTACAAGGAAGAACAGCTACTGTAA
- the LOC103872849 gene encoding catalase-3 isoform X1 produces the protein MGRTIVAFHSGPPLPSVVHAIHYIYLTQDLITLTTKTSKVSFGYHQSLFITMDPYKYRPSSAYNSPFYTTNGGAPVSNNISSLTIGERGPVLLEDYHLIEKVANFTRERIPERVVHARGISAKGFFEVTHDISNLTCADFLRAPGVQTPVIVRFSTVVHERASPETMRDIRGFAVKFYTREGNFDLVGNNTPVFFIRDGIQFPDVVHALKPNPKTNIQEYWRILDYMSHLPESLLTWCWMFDDVGIPQDYRHMEGFGVHTYTLVSKSGKVLFVKFHWKPTCGIKNLTDEEAKVVGGANHSHATKDLHDAIASGNYPEWKLFIQTMDPADEDKFDFDPLDVTKIWPEDILPLQPVGRLVLNRTIDNFFNETEQLAFNPGLVVPGIYYSDDKLLQCRIFAYGDTQRHRLGPNYLQLPVNAPKCAHHNNHHEGFMNFMHRDEEINYYPSKFDPVRCAEKVPIPNKSYTGIRTKCIIKKENNFKQPGDRYRSWAPDRQDRFVKRWVEILSEPRLTHEIRSIWISYWSQADRSLGQKLASRLNVRPSI, from the exons ATGGGAAGGACAATTGTAGCCTTCCACTCGGGACCGCCATTACCGAGCGTGGTACACGCGATCCACTATATATATCTTACACAGGATCTTATCACTCTCACTACCAAAACCTCAAAAGTTAGCTTTGGGTATCATCAAAGCTTGTTCATCACCATGGATCCTTACAAG TACCGTCCATCGAGCGCGTACAACTCTCCATTCTACACCACAAACGGTGGTGCTCCAGTCTCGAACAACATCTCTTCCCTCACCATCGGAGAAAGAG GTCCGGTTCTTCTTGAGGATTACCATCTGATCGAGAAGGTTGCCAACTTCACCAGAGAGAGGATCCCTGAGAGAGTGGTTCACGCCAGAGGAATCAGTGCTAAGGGTTTCTTTGAGGTCACACATGACATTTCAAACCTCACTTGTGCTGACTTCCTCAGAGCCCCCGGTGTTCAAACTCCGGTCATCGTCCGTTTCTCCACCGTGGTTCACGAACGTGCCAGCCCTGAGACCATGAGGGATATTCGCGGGTTTGCCGTCAAGTTTTACACCCGAGAG GGAAACTTTGATCTTGTTGGGAACAACACTCCGGTGTTCTTCATCCGTGATGGGATCCAGTTCCCGGATGTTGTCCACGCGCTGAAACCAAACCCCAAGACAAACATCCAAGAGTACTGGAGGATACTGGACTACATGTCCCACTTACCAGAGAGCTTGCTCACATGGTGCTGGATGTTTGATGATGTTGGTATCCCACAAGACTACAGACACATGGAAGGTTTCGGTGTCCACACCTACACTCTAGTTTCCAAATCTGGAAAAGTTCTCTTCGTGAAGTTCCACTGGAAACCAACTTGTGGAATCAAGAATCTGACTGATGAGGAGGCTAAGGTGGTTGGTGGAGCCAACCACAGCCATGCAACTAAGGATCTCCATGACGCCATTGCATCTGGTAACTATCCTGAGTGGAAGCTTTTCATCCAGACTATGGATCCTGCGGATGAGGATAAGTTTGATTTCGACCCGCTTGATGTGACCAAGATCTGGCCTGAGGATATCTTGCCTTTGCAACCAGTTGGTCGTTTGGTTCTGAACAGGACCATTGATAACTTCTTTAATGAAACTGAGCAGCTCGCTTTCAACCCAGGTCTTGTGGTTCCTGGGATCTACTACTCTGATGATAAGCTGCTTCAGTGTAGAATTTTTGCTTATGGTGACACTCAGAGACATCGTCTTGGGCCTAATTATCTGCAGCTACCGGTTAATGCTCCTAAATGTGCTCACCACAACAATCACCATGAAGGTTTTATGAACTTCATGCATAGAGATGAGGAG atCAATTATTATCCCTCAAAGTTTGATCCTGTCCGCTGCGCAGAGAAAGTTCCTATCCCTAACAAGTCTTACACTGGAATCCGAACAAAG TGCATCATCAAGAAGGAGAACAACTTCAAACAGCCTGGAGATAGATACAGATCATGGGCACCAGACAG GCAAGACCGGTTTGTTAAGAGATGGGTAGAGATTCTGTCAGAGCCACGTCTCACTCATGAGATCCGTAGCATCTGGATCTCTTACTGGTCTCAG GCTGATCGATCTTTGGGACAGAAGCTTGCAAGCCGTCTCAACGTTAGGCCAAGCATCTAA
- the LOC103872849 gene encoding catalase-3 isoform X2 — MAFFPKVAELLEHKNVLLSFYDCLSYKYRPSSAYNSPFYTTNGGAPVSNNISSLTIGERGPVLLEDYHLIEKVANFTRERIPERVVHARGISAKGFFEVTHDISNLTCADFLRAPGVQTPVIVRFSTVVHERASPETMRDIRGFAVKFYTREGNFDLVGNNTPVFFIRDGIQFPDVVHALKPNPKTNIQEYWRILDYMSHLPESLLTWCWMFDDVGIPQDYRHMEGFGVHTYTLVSKSGKVLFVKFHWKPTCGIKNLTDEEAKVVGGANHSHATKDLHDAIASGNYPEWKLFIQTMDPADEDKFDFDPLDVTKIWPEDILPLQPVGRLVLNRTIDNFFNETEQLAFNPGLVVPGIYYSDDKLLQCRIFAYGDTQRHRLGPNYLQLPVNAPKCAHHNNHHEGFMNFMHRDEEINYYPSKFDPVRCAEKVPIPNKSYTGIRTKCIIKKENNFKQPGDRYRSWAPDRQDRFVKRWVEILSEPRLTHEIRSIWISYWSQADRSLGQKLASRLNVRPSI, encoded by the exons ATGGCTTTTTTTCCAAAAGTTGCTGAGCTACTGGAACACAAAAATGTGTTGCTTAGCTTCTATGATTGTTTGAGCTATAAG TACCGTCCATCGAGCGCGTACAACTCTCCATTCTACACCACAAACGGTGGTGCTCCAGTCTCGAACAACATCTCTTCCCTCACCATCGGAGAAAGAG GTCCGGTTCTTCTTGAGGATTACCATCTGATCGAGAAGGTTGCCAACTTCACCAGAGAGAGGATCCCTGAGAGAGTGGTTCACGCCAGAGGAATCAGTGCTAAGGGTTTCTTTGAGGTCACACATGACATTTCAAACCTCACTTGTGCTGACTTCCTCAGAGCCCCCGGTGTTCAAACTCCGGTCATCGTCCGTTTCTCCACCGTGGTTCACGAACGTGCCAGCCCTGAGACCATGAGGGATATTCGCGGGTTTGCCGTCAAGTTTTACACCCGAGAG GGAAACTTTGATCTTGTTGGGAACAACACTCCGGTGTTCTTCATCCGTGATGGGATCCAGTTCCCGGATGTTGTCCACGCGCTGAAACCAAACCCCAAGACAAACATCCAAGAGTACTGGAGGATACTGGACTACATGTCCCACTTACCAGAGAGCTTGCTCACATGGTGCTGGATGTTTGATGATGTTGGTATCCCACAAGACTACAGACACATGGAAGGTTTCGGTGTCCACACCTACACTCTAGTTTCCAAATCTGGAAAAGTTCTCTTCGTGAAGTTCCACTGGAAACCAACTTGTGGAATCAAGAATCTGACTGATGAGGAGGCTAAGGTGGTTGGTGGAGCCAACCACAGCCATGCAACTAAGGATCTCCATGACGCCATTGCATCTGGTAACTATCCTGAGTGGAAGCTTTTCATCCAGACTATGGATCCTGCGGATGAGGATAAGTTTGATTTCGACCCGCTTGATGTGACCAAGATCTGGCCTGAGGATATCTTGCCTTTGCAACCAGTTGGTCGTTTGGTTCTGAACAGGACCATTGATAACTTCTTTAATGAAACTGAGCAGCTCGCTTTCAACCCAGGTCTTGTGGTTCCTGGGATCTACTACTCTGATGATAAGCTGCTTCAGTGTAGAATTTTTGCTTATGGTGACACTCAGAGACATCGTCTTGGGCCTAATTATCTGCAGCTACCGGTTAATGCTCCTAAATGTGCTCACCACAACAATCACCATGAAGGTTTTATGAACTTCATGCATAGAGATGAGGAG atCAATTATTATCCCTCAAAGTTTGATCCTGTCCGCTGCGCAGAGAAAGTTCCTATCCCTAACAAGTCTTACACTGGAATCCGAACAAAG TGCATCATCAAGAAGGAGAACAACTTCAAACAGCCTGGAGATAGATACAGATCATGGGCACCAGACAG GCAAGACCGGTTTGTTAAGAGATGGGTAGAGATTCTGTCAGAGCCACGTCTCACTCATGAGATCCGTAGCATCTGGATCTCTTACTGGTCTCAG GCTGATCGATCTTTGGGACAGAAGCTTGCAAGCCGTCTCAACGTTAGGCCAAGCATCTAA
- the LOC103872850 gene encoding catalase-1, which translates to MDPERVRPSSAHDSPFWTTNSGAPVWNNNASLTVGPRGPILLEDYHLIEKLANFDRERIPERVVHARGASAKGFFEVTHDISNLSCADFLRGTGVQTPVIARFSTVIHERGSPETLRDPRGFAVKFYTREGNLDLVGNNFPVFFVRDGMKFPDMVHALKPNPKSHIQENWRILDFFSHHPESLHMFSFLFDDVGIPQDYRHMDGFGVNTYVLINKAGRAHYVKFHWKPTCPVKCLSDEEAIRVGGTNHSHATKDLYDSIAAGSFPEWHMFIQVIDPDHEDKFDFDPLDVTKIWPEDILPLQPVGRLVLNKNIDNFFNENEQLAFCPAIVVPGFHYSDDKLLQSRIFSYADSQRHRLGPNYLQLPVNAPKCAHHNNHHEGLMNFMHRDEEVNYFPSRLNPVRHAEKYPQNPIACAGNREKCMIEKENNFKQPGERYRSWDADRQERFVKRFVDALAEPRVTHEIRSIWISNWTKADESLGQKLATRLNVSPNF; encoded by the exons ATGGATCCTGAAAGG GTACGTCCTTCGAGCGCTCATGATTCGCCCTTCTGGACTACTAACTCTGGTGCTCCAGTCTGGAACAACAACGCCTCTTTGACTGTTGGACCCAGAG GTCCAATCCTTCTGGAAGACTATCATCTGATCGAGAAACTGGCCAACTTTGACAGGGAAAGGATTCCTGAGAGGGTTGTTCATGCGAGAGGTGCCAGTGCCAAAGGTTTCTTTGAAGTCACTCATGACATTTCAAACCTTTCTTGTGCTGATTTCCTTCGAGGAACCGGTGTTCAGACTCCTGTCATTGCTCGTTTCTCAACTGTCATCCATGAGCGTGGCAGCCCCGAGACTCTAAGAGATCCTCGTGGTTTCGCCGTCAAGTTTTACACCAGAGAAGGGAACTTGGATCTTGTTGGAAACAACTTCCCTGTCTTCTTTGTCCGAGATGGAATGAAGTTCCCTGACATGGTCCATGCGCTGAAACCAAACCCCAAGTCTCACATTCAGGAGAACTGGAGGATACTGGACTTCTTCTCACACCACCctgagagtctccacatgttTTCATTCCTCTTTGACGATGTCGGTATCCCACAGGACTACAGGCACATGGACGGCTTTGGTGTCAACACTTATGTCCTAATCAACAAAGCTGGAAGAGCTCATTACGTGAAGTTTCACTGGAAACCCACTTGTCCGGTTAAATGCTTGTCTGATGAGGAAGCTATCAGAGTTGGAGGAACCAATCACAGCCATGCAACTAAGGACCTCTATGACTCCATCGCAGCAGGGAGCTTTCCAGAGTGGCATATGTTCATTCAAGTCATAGATCCTGACCATGAAGACaagtttgattttgatccaCTTGATGTTACAAAGATCTGGCCTGAAGATATTTTACCCTTGCAGCCTGTTGGCCGCTTGGTTTTGAACAAAAACATTGACAACTTCTTTAATGAGAATGAGCAGCTTGCTTTCTGCCCTGCTATTGTGGTTCCTGGTTTCCATTATTCAGATGACAAGCTACTCCAGAGCAGGATCTTCTCCTATGCTGATAGTCAAAGGCACCGTCTAGGACCAAACTATCTTCAACTACCTGTCAATGCTCCAAAGTGTGCTCACCACAACAATCACCATGAGGGTCTCATGAACTTCATGCACAGAGATGAGGAG GTGAATTACTTCCCTTCAAGGTTGAATCCGGTTCGCCATGCTGAAAAATACCCTCAAAATCCTATTGCCTGCGCTGGAAACCGTGAGAAG TGCATGATTGAGAAGGAGAACAACTTCAAGCAGCCAGGGGAAAGATACAGATCCTGGGATGCAGACAGGCAAGAGAGGTTCGTGAAGCGTTTTGTTGATGCACTTGCTGAGCCTCGTGTCACGCACGAAATCCGCAGCATTTGGATCTCTAACTGGACTAAGGCAGACGAATCTCTTGGACAGAAACTAGCCACTCGTCTTAACGTGAGCCCAAATTTCTAA